A region of Rhizorhabdus wittichii RW1 DNA encodes the following proteins:
- a CDS encoding FAD dependent oxidoreductase (PFAM: FAD dependent oxidoreductase): MDGDRRSHGLWAASAPPAPETVPLMDDDSADAVIVGAGFTGCSAALHLAAAGRRPVVLEAAGIGFGGSGRNVGLVNAGLWIRPDEVPEAIGAPFGERLIAQLGDAPGLVFDIVERHGIACEAVRNGTLHCAVGRKGLAEITARARQWRRRGADVELLHSRATAWRVGSKVYAGALLDRRAGTIQPLAYVRGLAASAIRLGARIHEHSPATGFEDLGGEWRVTTAGGSVTAPWVIIATDAYSAAICPDVKREQVMLPYFNLATRPLSAEALRSVLPGRQGAWDTRSILSSFRLDATGRLVFGSVGALRGTGTRIHADWARRALARIFPRLGEVAFEHGWYGMIGMTRNAAPRLHMHGRNLVSISGYNGRGIAPGTSFGRDLARLVLGEVAPDELSLPVTRLEPARFRAAKQAFYEIGAQLAHFTASRP, from the coding sequence ATGGACGGTGATCGACGCAGTCATGGCTTGTGGGCCGCTTCCGCGCCGCCGGCGCCCGAAACGGTCCCGCTGATGGATGACGACAGCGCCGATGCCGTGATCGTCGGCGCGGGTTTCACCGGTTGCTCCGCCGCCCTCCACCTCGCCGCCGCCGGCCGCCGGCCGGTCGTGCTCGAAGCGGCCGGGATCGGCTTCGGCGGGTCGGGCCGCAATGTCGGCCTCGTCAATGCCGGGCTGTGGATCAGGCCGGACGAGGTGCCGGAGGCGATCGGCGCGCCGTTCGGCGAACGGCTGATCGCCCAGCTCGGCGATGCGCCCGGCCTCGTCTTCGACATCGTCGAACGCCATGGGATCGCCTGCGAGGCGGTGCGCAACGGCACCCTGCATTGCGCGGTCGGGCGCAAGGGGCTTGCCGAGATCACCGCGCGAGCCCGCCAATGGCGACGGCGCGGCGCCGATGTCGAGCTGCTCCACAGCCGGGCGACGGCGTGGCGGGTCGGCAGCAAGGTCTATGCCGGCGCTCTGCTCGACCGGCGCGCCGGCACGATCCAGCCTCTTGCCTATGTCCGCGGCCTGGCCGCCAGCGCGATCCGCCTGGGCGCGCGAATCCATGAACATTCGCCGGCGACGGGGTTCGAGGATCTCGGCGGCGAGTGGCGGGTGACGACCGCGGGGGGCAGCGTGACCGCGCCCTGGGTGATCATCGCGACCGATGCCTATTCGGCCGCCATCTGTCCGGACGTGAAGCGCGAGCAGGTGATGCTGCCCTATTTCAACCTCGCCACGCGGCCGCTGAGCGCGGAAGCGCTGCGGAGCGTACTGCCCGGCCGGCAGGGCGCCTGGGACACCCGGTCGATCCTGTCCTCCTTCCGGCTCGACGCGACGGGGCGGCTCGTCTTCGGCAGCGTCGGCGCGCTGCGCGGCACCGGCACGCGCATCCATGCGGACTGGGCCCGCCGCGCGCTGGCGCGCATCTTTCCGCGGCTCGGCGAGGTCGCGTTCGAGCATGGCTGGTACGGGATGATCGGGATGACCCGCAACGCCGCGCCGCGCCTTCACATGCACGGGCGCAACCTGGTGTCGATCAGCGGCTATAACGGCCGGGGGATCGCGCCGGGCACCAGCTTCGGCCGCGATCTCGCGCGGCTCGTCCTGGGGGAGGTCGCGCCCGACGAGCTGTCGCTGCCGGTCACCCGGCTGGAGCCGGCCCGCTTCCGCGCCGCGAAGCAGGCCTTCTACGAGATCGGCGCCCAACTCGCCCACTTCACCGCTTCGAGACCCTGA
- a CDS encoding major facilitator superfamily MFS_1 (PFAM: major facilitator superfamily MFS_1) translates to MGHERTVAALPPSPQRRVVAPAVETTSRYGWYVLGILTFVNLISATDRFLMGVIMVPLKTDLKLSDTSLGLLQGLAFALLYCAAGIPLGRIADTRSRRAMLSIGCVAWTFATGACAFATSFESLFAMRLIVGLGEASIMPAAISLIGAYIVRNRLGTATSIFMMGATGGKAVAFIGGGALLSLLAAQGGLMLLGAEFRPWQVLFLAAALPGIPAALILLTIREPARTGRRLAAGKAMAELWAHVARHRAGVLSFVVAGTCTILNAHLFAAWAPSFFVRRYGLDVGEAAMIVGVIVVAIGPLGGIAAGVIADRLLQRGVETAPLRVMVCAFMLAIPGTLLMVTTDSLTLALVGYAMAQIMVLAGGPQSYSGIQMLTPLRHRGIMSATYLALTTLAAMGLGPTTIGLFSDHVWTDPATGLGYSILTVLAIFSVIGLLALIVANRTFSAAVRAAQDANAAEDGR, encoded by the coding sequence ATCTCGGCGACCGATCGCTTCCTGATGGGCGTGATCATGGTGCCGCTCAAGACCGACCTGAAGCTCAGCGACACCAGCCTCGGCCTGCTGCAGGGGCTGGCCTTCGCGCTGCTCTATTGCGCCGCCGGCATTCCGCTGGGCCGGATCGCGGATACCCGGTCGCGGCGCGCGATGCTGTCGATCGGCTGCGTCGCCTGGACCTTCGCGACGGGCGCCTGCGCCTTCGCGACCTCGTTCGAATCGCTGTTCGCGATGCGGCTGATCGTCGGTCTGGGCGAGGCGTCGATCATGCCCGCCGCGATCTCGCTGATCGGCGCTTATATCGTCCGGAACCGGCTGGGGACCGCGACGAGCATCTTCATGATGGGCGCGACCGGCGGCAAGGCGGTGGCCTTCATCGGTGGCGGCGCGCTGCTGTCGCTGCTCGCCGCGCAGGGCGGGCTGATGCTGCTGGGCGCCGAGTTCCGGCCGTGGCAGGTGCTGTTCCTGGCGGCGGCGCTGCCGGGCATTCCCGCGGCGCTGATCCTGCTCACCATCCGCGAACCGGCGCGGACGGGCCGCCGGCTCGCCGCCGGCAAGGCGATGGCCGAGCTATGGGCTCATGTCGCGCGGCACCGCGCGGGGGTGCTCAGCTTCGTCGTGGCGGGCACCTGCACGATCCTCAACGCGCATCTGTTCGCGGCCTGGGCGCCCAGCTTCTTCGTACGCCGCTACGGCCTCGATGTCGGCGAGGCGGCGATGATCGTCGGCGTCATCGTCGTGGCGATCGGTCCGCTCGGCGGCATCGCCGCCGGCGTGATCGCCGACAGGCTGCTCCAGCGCGGTGTCGAGACGGCGCCGCTGCGGGTGATGGTCTGCGCCTTCATGCTCGCCATTCCCGGCACCCTGCTGATGGTGACCACCGACAGCCTGACCCTGGCGCTGGTCGGCTATGCGATGGCGCAGATCATGGTGCTGGCCGGGGGGCCCCAATCCTATTCGGGCATCCAGATGCTGACCCCGCTGCGCCATCGCGGGATCATGTCGGCGACCTATCTGGCGCTCACCACGCTCGCCGCGATGGGGCTCGGCCCGACGACGATCGGGCTGTTCAGCGACCATGTCTGGACCGACCCGGCCACCGGCCTCGGCTATTCGATCCTGACGGTGCTGGCGATCTTCTCGGTCATCGGCCTGCTGGCGCTGATCGTCGCCAACCGCACCTTCTCGGCCGCGGTCCGCGCGGCGCAGGACGCGAATGCCGCGGAGGACGGCCGCTAA
- a CDS encoding protein of unknown function DUF336 (PFAM: protein of unknown function DUF336), translating to MTFLSLDHANRIIAAALTRGQELGLKPLTVAVLDPGGHLIALQRQDSSSNLRPGIATGKASGALALGVSSRKIGEMAADRPSFVGALGTIAPAGIVPSAGGVIVVDADGRVIGAVGVTGDVADNDELCALAGIAAAGLTAQA from the coding sequence ATGACCTTTCTTTCGCTCGACCATGCCAACCGGATCATCGCGGCCGCCCTCACGCGCGGGCAGGAGCTCGGGCTCAAGCCGCTGACCGTCGCGGTGCTCGATCCCGGCGGCCACCTGATCGCGCTCCAGCGGCAGGACAGCTCGTCCAACCTCCGTCCGGGCATCGCGACCGGCAAGGCGAGCGGCGCGCTGGCGCTGGGCGTGTCGAGCCGCAAGATCGGCGAGATGGCGGCGGACCGCCCCAGCTTCGTCGGCGCGCTCGGCACCATCGCCCCGGCCGGCATCGTCCCGTCGGCGGGCGGCGTGATCGTCGTCGATGCCGACGGCCGGGTGATCGGCGCGGTCGGCGTGACCGGCGACGTGGCCGACAATGACGAACTCTGCGCGCTGGCGGGCATCGCCGCGGCGGGACTGACCGCGCAGGCCTGA
- a CDS encoding 6-phosphogluconate dehydratase (TIGRFAM: 6-phosphogluconate dehydratase~PFAM: dihydroxy-acid and 6-phosphogluconate dehydratase), protein MSLHAAVEAVTSRIVERSRVGRRAYLELIARERDTGVDRPRLSCGNLAHGFAASGEDKPAIREGRAMNIGIVTAYNDMLSAHQPYGGYPDRMKLWAREAGITAQVAGGVPAMCDGVTQGQRGMELSLFSRDTIALSTAVALSHGMFEGAALLGICDKIVPGLLIGALRFGHLPTILVPAGPMPSGLANKEKQRVRQLYAEGKAGRAELLEAESASYHGAGTCTFYGTANSNQMMMEVMGLHMPGAAFVNPGTKLRQELTRAAVHRLGEIGWDGGDYRPLGLCVDEKAIVNAAVGLLATGGSTNHVIHLPAIARAAGIMIDWEDIDRLSAAVPLIARVYPNGAGDVNHFQAAGGMAYVIATLLDGGYLHRDILTVAGDDLGAYAREPLLDGEALVWTDAPAAPLDPAMLRSHADPFQPDGGMRLVRGNLGRGTFKTSAVDRSRWTIEAPVRLFDDQDQVTAAFRAGELDRDVVVVVRFQGPRANGMPELHKLTPPLGVLQDKGHKVALVTDGRMSGASGKVPAAIHLTPEAFAGGPIAKLRDGDVVRLCAERGEILALVDAAEWEAREPAAPPPRQPGTGRELFAFMRAGADTAERGASAMLDAAGL, encoded by the coding sequence ATGAGCCTGCACGCGGCGGTGGAGGCGGTGACGTCTCGGATCGTGGAGCGGTCGCGGGTGGGCCGTCGGGCCTATCTGGAGCTGATCGCGCGCGAGCGGGATACGGGGGTGGACCGTCCGCGGCTGTCGTGCGGCAACCTGGCGCACGGCTTCGCGGCGTCGGGAGAGGACAAGCCGGCGATCCGCGAGGGGCGGGCGATGAACATCGGCATCGTCACCGCCTATAACGACATGCTGTCGGCGCATCAGCCCTATGGCGGCTATCCGGACCGGATGAAGCTGTGGGCGCGCGAGGCGGGGATCACGGCGCAGGTGGCGGGCGGGGTTCCGGCGATGTGCGACGGGGTGACGCAGGGGCAGCGCGGCATGGAGCTGTCGCTGTTCAGCCGCGACACGATCGCGCTGTCGACGGCGGTGGCGCTGAGCCACGGCATGTTCGAGGGCGCCGCCCTGCTCGGCATCTGCGACAAGATCGTCCCCGGGCTGCTGATCGGGGCGCTGCGCTTCGGCCACCTGCCGACGATCCTGGTGCCGGCCGGACCGATGCCCTCGGGGCTCGCCAACAAGGAGAAGCAGCGCGTCCGCCAGCTCTATGCCGAGGGCAAGGCCGGCCGCGCCGAGCTGCTCGAGGCGGAGAGCGCCTCCTATCATGGCGCGGGCACCTGCACCTTCTACGGCACCGCCAATTCGAACCAGATGATGATGGAGGTGATGGGCCTGCACATGCCGGGCGCCGCCTTCGTCAACCCGGGCACGAAGCTCAGGCAGGAACTGACCCGCGCGGCGGTCCACCGGCTGGGGGAGATCGGCTGGGACGGCGGCGACTATCGGCCGCTGGGCTTGTGCGTCGACGAGAAGGCGATCGTCAACGCGGCGGTCGGGCTGCTGGCGACCGGGGGCTCGACCAACCATGTCATCCACCTGCCCGCGATCGCGCGGGCGGCGGGGATCATGATCGACTGGGAGGACATCGACCGGCTGTCGGCGGCGGTGCCGTTGATCGCGCGGGTCTATCCCAACGGCGCGGGCGACGTGAACCATTTCCAGGCGGCGGGCGGCATGGCCTATGTGATCGCGACGCTGCTCGACGGCGGCTATCTCCACCGCGACATCCTGACCGTGGCGGGCGACGATCTCGGCGCCTATGCGCGGGAGCCGCTGCTCGACGGCGAGGCGCTGGTCTGGACCGACGCGCCCGCCGCGCCGCTCGACCCGGCGATGCTGCGGTCGCACGCCGATCCCTTCCAGCCCGATGGCGGCATGCGGCTGGTGCGGGGCAATCTCGGGCGCGGCACCTTCAAGACCAGCGCGGTCGATCGGTCGCGCTGGACGATCGAGGCGCCGGTGCGGCTGTTCGACGACCAGGACCAGGTGACGGCGGCGTTCAGGGCGGGCGAGCTCGACCGCGACGTGGTGGTGGTGGTGCGCTTCCAGGGCCCGAGGGCGAACGGCATGCCCGAGCTGCACAAGCTCACCCCGCCGCTGGGCGTGCTCCAGGACAAGGGCCACAAGGTGGCGCTGGTGACCGACGGTCGGATGTCGGGGGCCTCGGGCAAGGTGCCCGCCGCGATCCACCTGACCCCGGAGGCGTTCGCCGGGGGCCCGATCGCGAAGCTCAGGGACGGCGACGTCGTCCGGCTGTGCGCCGAGCGGGGCGAGATACTGGCGCTGGTCGACGCGGCCGAATGGGAGGCGCGCGAGCCTGCCGCCCCACCGCCCCGGCAGCCCGGCACCGGCCGCGAGCTGTTCGCCTTCATGCGCGCCGGCGCCGACACCGCCGAGCGCGGCGCCTCGGCCATGCTCGACGCAGCAGGGTTGTGA
- a CDS encoding transcriptional regulator, LysR family (PFAM: regulatory protein, LysR; LysR, substrate-binding) — MQLWNYVGGDPAPQTRLWTKLVPRWNDMTPRRFLPPTALLCAFDAAARHQSFTAAARELALTQSAVSRQIRALEELLGSELFHREKQKVKLTLAGNAYAREIRGALARISSATLGFRANPGGASLHLALLPMFGLRWLMPRLPGFLAAHPDITVHVSTRTTPFDFRTETIDAAIHFGEGEWAGAQLDRLMGETVAPLCSPALRARLGAAKPADLIEAPLLHLMSRPDAWERWFAAMEVDPGEVHGMLLDQFLLVAEAARAGLGVALLPEFLVEAELRSGDLVRALDAPVVQADHYYLVWPHTHERHPPLDAFRTWILQEARKESGR, encoded by the coding sequence ATGCAGCTATGGAATTATGTTGGTGGTGACCCGGCACCGCAAACGAGGCTTTGGACAAAGTTGGTTCCGAGATGGAATGATATGACCCCTCGACGCTTCCTTCCCCCCACCGCCCTGCTCTGCGCCTTCGACGCCGCCGCCCGGCATCAGAGCTTCACCGCCGCCGCGCGCGAGCTCGCGCTCACGCAGAGCGCGGTCAGCCGGCAAATCCGCGCGCTCGAGGAACTGCTCGGATCGGAGCTGTTCCATCGCGAGAAGCAGAAGGTGAAGCTGACCCTGGCGGGCAACGCCTATGCGCGGGAGATTCGCGGCGCCCTCGCGCGCATCTCCAGCGCGACGCTCGGTTTCCGGGCCAATCCCGGCGGCGCGTCGCTGCACCTGGCCCTGCTGCCGATGTTCGGCCTGCGCTGGCTGATGCCGCGCCTGCCCGGCTTCCTGGCGGCGCATCCGGACATCACCGTCCATGTCTCGACGCGAACCACGCCGTTCGACTTCCGGACCGAGACGATCGACGCGGCGATCCATTTCGGCGAAGGCGAATGGGCTGGCGCGCAGCTCGACCGGCTGATGGGCGAGACGGTCGCGCCGCTGTGCAGCCCGGCGCTCCGCGCGCGGCTCGGCGCGGCGAAGCCCGCCGACCTGATCGAGGCCCCGCTCCTCCACCTGATGTCGCGGCCCGATGCCTGGGAACGCTGGTTCGCGGCGATGGAGGTCGACCCGGGCGAGGTCCATGGCATGCTGCTCGACCAGTTCCTGCTGGTCGCCGAAGCCGCCCGCGCGGGCCTGGGCGTCGCCCTGCTGCCGGAGTTCCTCGTCGAGGCGGAGCTGCGCAGCGGCGATCTCGTCAGGGCGCTCGACGCCCCCGTCGTCCAAGCCGACCATTATTATCTCGTCTGGCCCCATACCCACGAACGCCACCCGCCGCTGGACGCCTTCCGGACCTGGATCCTCCAGGAAGCTCGAAAGGAATCGGGGCGATGA